Part of the Vigna unguiculata cultivar IT97K-499-35 chromosome 3, ASM411807v1, whole genome shotgun sequence genome, GTGATAGAGTTTATAGCATTCAACACAATCTAAGAAGAATTGGAGTTAGAAAGATAATTACAGCTCATTAAAAGATCACCTGAGAAGagtatttatgaattttatattcttttcatatttcattATATGTATCCTTTTGTTGAACTTGAtctcaatatttatattttgtctacataatatattatatttatattatttagacaaaatataaatattttgttgattatattaatatttacgAGTAACcatcatttcatattttttattaaaaaaatcataaattataagtaCATTCTCTTGAACATTTAAATACagtcaaaattttgtttttcatttctaactttttttgaaaaaattatttaattgtagaAAAAGCTTAGTTCCAAAATGAATTCGAAAAGATAACTCTGCATAATTCTTCTACTAAATCTCTAATATGAATTTGAGAAAGGAGAATGTCCAAGAGGACTTGTTATAATTAGAAGAACAAGAAAAtgtcattcaaaataaaatactatCAAATAATTACATTCAAGATCAGGAACTCAAAAGTTTGAGAGCTTAatcaaataatttgaaaattaggTGTTAATAACTTTACAAATGACTGATGATTGtgatttgataataaataaatatgttattatctAATTGATGTATCAAttgatatatattgttattttataaaaaattgaggtAAATTAATATGGACTATGAtcttttgataatttttctttggattaaatatgtttttgtttctttaagtttcagcaaaatttgaaattagtccctcatccaaaattttgaccaatttagtccttcacctttaaaaatgcgtgaatttagtccttttaaccaaattttgttaagtttatctgacgtttcaagcgcatttcatgatagtatttgaattatttacacagtttgacacatttttgcttcaatgttaactcaaatattatcatgagatgcgtttaaaatgtcaaataaacttcataaaatttggtaagaatgactaaatacacgtatttctaaagatgaatgactaaatttgtataaagtttcgaagagagactaattccaaaattcactaaaacttgagggaccaaaaacatatttaaccctttttcttttaacaaagtttgacaaagtttatttttaacacacacaaatcatttttcttctcttttcaagTCATATCAAACCTTTATTTCACCCATTAAAATATTGTCATGTGTACTTTATCAAAAGTTTGTTAATAAAACTttgtcaaaacataattttccaattaatatttatttaaaaaaactaatatttaagtTTTGAGAATCATAGTCTTAGTGGGCAGAGCGTGGGtttgaatagaaaaaatagGATTGTGAGTGTGaatatgaatgaatgaatgatatAAAGCAATAATAAGGGGACCGTTTTGGTGTCAACTATATCATTAAATGCAAGACAACGATGCTGGATAAGTGCCAGCTATTCCATTGCAACTTGTTTTTTACTTCCAACATCATTAATAACAACGTTACCAGCGGAGAAAACGATGGCTATAACATTACACCAGTTTCCAAGAAAGAATGAACCAAATTTAAGTTTTGAAGGTCTTGCTTTGGTTGCTAGAGAAAAAGGTTACGTTTGGGGAACTAAATTGAGAAAAGCTTGGtaaagaaatgaaaacaaaCTCTTTAAGGAAGAAGGGACATAGAAATGAGGATGAATGAAAAGTTAGTCAAGTTTGGCAAGTTTGAACACAATAGGGTCCTcatttaaaatcaaaagatgaagcAAAGATATTGTACTGAAGACTGAGTCAAACCACAAATCGATTTAATACATCCTAGAACACGGCCACAAACAGTACTACAATATTCAGAACATTGCATTTGATTTAGTAACTGAATACAGAGAGTCACTCTTAGatattaattacaatatttaattagtGGGATAATATACACTTTTGTTCAGATATATCAGATTGTATATTAGTTTGGTACtcgttttttaaaatatatcaatttagtttcagtttaaaaaaaatgtcttaatgAGATATCtttcatacaaaaattattaaaaccgttaacttaattcatgatttttactactaaattttgatataaatattaatacttaattttataagtcattctaaatatcaatatagttaacgatgttaataatttttttactaaaaatgactttattaagatattttttcaaaagttaaaactcaattgacatatttttaaaaacgaATACCAAACTAacaatctaaataaaaaatggatatCATCCAACTAATTAAGCCTAACTATTGATACGAAAATAGGGAAAAAGGAATACCGAGTGTAAAAACATTATTCTTCATGTATAACATACTAGGATGAACATATATAGATCCTGACTTCAACGGTTCATGCTCTGTTCCACTGGTGGAGCTGTTACAGCAGCCATGGCTACTCCCCGACTTCGTTGCTCTACATTTCCATGCCACCCTAACCAAACCAAGTTTCAaccaaaacaaattaaacaaaacagaaaattaattttgtgaagaagaagaagccacAAAACAGAGAAGGTAGATACCAATAATCATGTCAAAGCCACGGTTTTCAAGCTCACGATATTCCTGACAGAGAGCGCAGGGCTCGCAGCAGCAATGAATCAAACAATCCGTACAGCCATTGCCCTTTAAACCATGCTGTCTTCTCATCTTGGATCGGTAGAAGCATGAGTACACGCAAGCACAACATGTCACACAACAAACAAGCGTATACAGAGCCCCACTCGCACCACACGCTACAACAAATCACAACAAATcacaacaaaacacaaacaTCGTATCATACAACACCAGGACATAGATTGTATCGAACTTAATTGCTCTGAGATGCAAACAGTTTCTTACATGAGGATCCCCTGTCAACGATTTCCGCAATCCGTCCAAAGGTGATACATGGACACCACCACGTTATGCAACCTGAAACAAATGATTTTTACCATACCATAAATTTCACAAACCAATCCAATTGCAACAAATCAGTGACATATAATAGCAGAAGGTTGTCGGATTTACAGTTTCCAAAATCGGAAAAGCAGT contains:
- the LOC114175950 gene encoding protein PLANT CADMIUM RESISTANCE 2-like; this translates as MYGGGSDPMKPTATGFPVSSYSTSTTYTTNDTSSYAPPAPPQPKPIVEWSTGLCDCFSDFGNCCITWWCPCITFGRIAEIVDRGSSSCGASGALYTLVCCVTCCACVYSCFYRSKMRRQHGLKGNGCTDCLIHCCCEPCALCQEYRELENRGFDMIIGWHGNVEQRSRGVAMAAVTAPPVEQSMNR